From a region of the Roseivirga sp. 4D4 genome:
- a CDS encoding helix-turn-helix domain-containing protein translates to MKSFGQQIKELREKEQWTQRRLANALDVDVAVLSRIENENRFPKKRVGDIIRVVSNLFDTPESYLKLTYLSDEIASILETEEDYQEILKVTEAKVHYGREKKSVQSKLNFENESD, encoded by the coding sequence ATGAAATCCTTTGGCCAACAGATAAAGGAACTGAGAGAAAAAGAGCAATGGACACAAAGACGGCTTGCGAATGCACTTGATGTTGACGTAGCAGTTCTTAGTAGAATTGAGAATGAAAATAGGTTTCCAAAGAAGAGAGTTGGAGATATTATAAGGGTTGTATCCAACTTGTTTGATACGCCTGAGTCGTACCTCAAGTTAACATACTTAAGTGATGAGATAGCCTCAATTTTGGAAACAGAAGAAGATTACCAAGAAATCTTGAAAGTAACAGAAGCTAAGGTTCACTACGGGCGTGAAAAGAAATCTGTTCAGTCTAAACTAAATTTTGAAAATGAAAGCGATTGA
- a CDS encoding DNA cytosine methyltransferase — translation MKAIDLYSGIGGWTLGFKMAGIEVVSSFEWWKDANETHNANFGTKHKEKNIRELDVYSDLPPKDEIDFVVGSPPCTQFSFANRGGNGDLVDGLVDVAKFLEVVDYIKPKYWAMENVPRVAGIIEKSIEKGGPLERYSHLFDDQFRVIKVYNSADYGVPQNRKRMIAGRFPFGLFESYQEVTPRRTLGEVVMGLKRENLLDPIYGHSLKTLTDNIHEAPLTDEEKRINSDSKTHHPVYNKMSFPDILDRPSRTITALCTRVSRESIIIEDDPEKYRRLTVRERGCVQTFPADYQFHSNSYGGKLKMIGNAVPPLLTYYIAQSMLETSLDEVAVPVSEGRINLSTENVPKFFSPESKGSKFSWKRSFWLAVPGLRLGSGVRFELRNVSNKEIEKTFWWVNFCYGNSKNLMQFPLDKRSFETVWESLQIMALDCEIGDILMNFQDFVASVDAPGLQENWTNKDRSKNNPIELIDDIGRFASELVERLNRSDAMTLDKLRELVGFIGLGEQRKLMENANIIVSGILLGSIFNTVITGDRFVLDLELQD, via the coding sequence ATGAAAGCGATTGATTTATACAGTGGGATAGGCGGCTGGACCCTTGGCTTTAAGATGGCTGGAATAGAAGTGGTTTCCTCTTTTGAATGGTGGAAGGATGCCAATGAGACCCACAACGCTAATTTTGGAACTAAGCACAAGGAAAAAAACATTAGAGAATTAGATGTCTATAGTGATTTGCCTCCAAAAGATGAAATCGATTTTGTGGTTGGAAGCCCGCCTTGTACGCAATTTTCATTTGCCAATAGAGGTGGAAATGGTGATTTGGTAGATGGGTTAGTTGATGTAGCAAAATTTCTTGAAGTAGTGGATTACATAAAGCCGAAATACTGGGCGATGGAGAATGTTCCTAGAGTGGCTGGCATAATAGAGAAAAGTATTGAAAAGGGTGGGCCCCTGGAACGATACTCACACCTTTTTGACGATCAGTTCAGAGTCATTAAAGTCTACAACTCCGCGGACTACGGAGTTCCTCAAAACCGGAAAAGAATGATTGCTGGAAGATTTCCTTTTGGGCTTTTCGAATCATATCAGGAAGTCACTCCAAGAAGAACCCTTGGAGAAGTAGTCATGGGCCTAAAGCGAGAAAACCTCTTGGACCCGATTTATGGCCACTCACTAAAGACACTAACAGATAATATTCATGAGGCGCCATTAACGGACGAGGAAAAACGTATCAACTCTGATTCAAAAACCCATCACCCTGTTTACAATAAAATGTCCTTCCCGGATATTCTCGATAGACCTTCGAGAACTATAACCGCCCTCTGTACAAGGGTATCACGCGAGAGCATAATAATTGAAGATGACCCTGAGAAGTACAGAAGGTTGACCGTTCGAGAGCGAGGGTGTGTTCAAACCTTTCCTGCTGATTATCAGTTCCATAGCAACTCCTATGGTGGCAAACTGAAAATGATAGGCAACGCGGTTCCGCCATTGTTGACTTATTATATTGCTCAAAGTATGCTCGAAACGAGCCTAGACGAAGTAGCTGTACCAGTTAGTGAGGGAAGGATAAATTTGTCCACGGAAAACGTACCTAAGTTTTTTAGTCCTGAAAGCAAGGGGAGTAAATTCTCTTGGAAAAGGTCTTTTTGGCTCGCAGTACCAGGCTTAAGGCTTGGTAGCGGAGTCAGGTTTGAGCTGAGAAATGTAAGTAATAAGGAAATTGAGAAGACATTTTGGTGGGTCAATTTTTGCTACGGAAATTCCAAGAACTTAATGCAATTTCCCTTGGATAAAAGAAGCTTTGAGACAGTCTGGGAGTCCTTACAAATTATGGCTTTAGATTGCGAAATTGGTGATATCTTAATGAACTTTCAGGATTTCGTAGCTTCTGTTGATGCTCCAGGGCTGCAAGAAAACTGGACAAATAAAGACCGCTCTAAAAACAACCCGATTGAGTTGATTGATGATATCGGTAGATTCGCTTCGGAGTTAGTAGAGAGGTTAAACAGGTCAGACGCTATGACACTTGACAAGTTAAGAGAGCTTGTAGGATTCATAGGCTTGGGAGAACAAAGAAAACTAATGGAGAATGCCAATATCATAGTATCCGGAATCCTTTTAGGGTCGATTTTCAATACCGTGATTACTGGCGATAGGTTCGTTTTGGATTTGGAACTTCAAGACTAA
- a CDS encoding YccF domain-containing protein, giving the protein MNLVGNIIWIVFGGWMIALEYIIGGIALCLTIVGIPFGIQCFKLAILGFAPFGQQIEPGRTLSGCLSLPLNIIWLVFGGFWVFLTHLIWGLIFTITIIGIPFGAQHFKLAGLAFAPFGRGI; this is encoded by the coding sequence ATGAACTTGGTTGGTAATATCATTTGGATTGTATTCGGAGGTTGGATGATCGCACTCGAATACATTATTGGAGGCATTGCCCTATGCCTGACCATTGTGGGAATTCCGTTTGGCATTCAGTGCTTTAAACTGGCCATACTGGGTTTTGCACCTTTTGGGCAGCAGATAGAACCCGGTAGAACCTTAAGCGGTTGTCTGTCCTTACCACTCAATATTATCTGGTTGGTCTTTGGTGGATTCTGGGTATTTCTCACCCACCTGATCTGGGGCCTAATCTTTACCATTACTATTATCGGTATTCCTTTTGGCGCCCAGCACTTTAAACTGGCAGGCCTGGCTTTCGCTCCTTTTGGGAGGGGGATATGA